The DNA segment TCCGGACTCACGCGGAACCCGAAGCGGCGGAAGGCGACGGCCAGGGCGGGTATGTTCCCTGCGCCGTAGTCGACGATCACATCCACGTCGCTCGTCGTCCGGGGCATGCCATACGCCGCCACGGCGAGCGCCCCCACGAAGGCGTGGTCCGCTCCCGCGGCTCGCAGGGCCCGCTCCGCGGCCCTAACGACGGCGGCGAATGAGCGCCTCTTCTCCGGCATCTCGGAGGCTCCCCATTGACTCGATCAGGTCCGCGGTCATGTCCAGGGTGGCACCGGGAGCGGCGCCTCGGAGCCGGCTCGCCGAGAGGATGAGGGCCCTCTCGCGGTATTCCTCCCGCCGCTGTCGCTCGGACGCATGCACGTGGCGCAGGAGGACATGAGGGTATTTAGGGATTGTCGGAGGGGTGCCGAACGGACGGACATTGCCCCGGTTGGCCGAGTCGGGCCCGCACGGGAAATTCCATCTCCCAACGGGCGAGGATCGGGATGGGAGGAGCCCGGGGGCATGCCGTCGAGGCAGAGCGCGGACAGCCGGCGGGCGAATCCTCGACACGGGATGCCTCCACGAGACGGCTGCCGTTCGCCCGACGGGTCGTCCCAGTCAGCGGTACCCACGTCCGCGGATGAACACCTCGATGACTCGGGCCTCCTCTCTCGCGATCGAATGCACGGCGCGGTAGTCCCCGATCCGGATCCGATACTTCCGGGGCTCCGTGCCCTCGAGGATGCGGACGTCCGCCTTGGGCTGCGCTCGGAAGGGATCCTCTCCAGGACCCGCAGGCCCTTGAGGCGGCCCATCTCGGCTACTTCTCGAACGTGACGACGTTGAGCGTCGCGTGCGGCTGGCCGGGATAGTAGGCGATCCGGACGAACCGGCGGCCCACGATGAGGGCCAGCTGGACGAAGCCGTCGCTCCCGGTCTCGAGCTCCCCAATGGGTTCCAGCTGCTCATCGACGACGTTCACGATCTTCTTCGTCGCGTCCGCGGGGAACCACCCGGAATAGGGGTCGAGATGGAGGATCTTCTTGCGCAGGTCCTCGACCCGGATGTCCAGCGACTTCCGAACCTTCGGTGCCGAGGGACTCTTCTTCGCGCTCATCCCGCTCGCTACACGCCGCGGCTAGATAGCCTTGCGTGCCGCGGGAACCAAGGCTGGATGTCGAGGCCCGCCCACGGGGCCGGCTCTCGGATGCACGAGGCCCACAGTGGCCACTCCGTCCAGGCAGAGCGGGGACATCTTCCCGACGGAATCCCCGGGTTTGCAGACGCGGCCGAGATCGCACCCGGGGCAAGATTCAAGACTGTCTGGACCCGCGTAAAGCACGGGGCATGTCCCATTTCCCTCCAACCAATATTACCCGGGTTGCGGGTCGATTTTGGGTCAACCCAAAGTATATGCCGGCAGCGAAGCATGCCAATCACATGGCGACTCCTTCTGCGGACCTTCAACGGGAGGTCCCATCGCATTCCGGCACCCATCCGGATCTCGAGCTGGGGCGTACGTTCGTGCGATCGCTCGCCTCGAAGGACTTCGCCACGATCGAGGGTCTCCTGCATCCGAATCTCACGTTCCGGGGCCTGACGCCAGGTAAGGCACGCTATTTTTGGGAATCGCACGAACCGCACTCGTTCGTCACGGACATCCTCCAGCGGTGGTACGAGGAGACCGACCGGATCGACTCGGTGCTCAAGCTGGAGGTCGATCGAGTCGCTGACCGGAACCGCGTTTCCTATCGGTTCTCGATGTCCAATCCTGACGGGAAGTTCGTGGTCGAGCAGCACGCCTACTACTCGGTCGTGGATGGCAAGATCGCTTGGATGAGCCTGGTCTGCTCAGGCATGCGACCGGTCTGACCCGCCTTGGGTCAGGTTCCCTCTCGTGATGACGCGACGGACCGAAGGGTCACCTTTCCTTACGATCCCAGGCTCCTTCACGCGCGGGCGGTCACGATCGCGCACTCCCTTTCTTCAATCGCCTTTGTGCTCGGTCAGAAACATTCCGCGATGCCATAAGGACCGCGGACGCGGGCACGGGCGGTTCGGGTCGTCGTCCCCTGTGTGGATCGCGGATCACCGTGCGCGTAGGAGCGCGCTGACCGCGAGTCCCACGACCACCAGGCCGGACGAGAGGAAGAACAGGGAGCCCCAACCGAAGAGGCTAGCGAGGGCCTGGAACCCGACGATGAAGACGATGCCTCCCGCCTGGGAGAACTCCCAGACCACGGCGTTCGCGGTGCCCACGGCTTTCCCGCCCAGCGAGCGGGCGGAAAGCTCGAGGCCGAGCGGGAGCGCCGCCACGAAGAAGAACCCCAGGACGAGGAACGTCGCCGCAATCGGCACGAGCCCGGAGAGGATGCCCAGCAGGCTCCAGAGGACCGCGGAGACCGCGAGGGAGGCGAGCAGTGGCCGCCTCAGGGTGTGGTAGCGGTCCGCGAGCCCCGGGATCACGACGGCCCCGACGATTCCGCCCAAGATCATGAGGCCTGCCATGGGTCCGGCGAGGCTGAGGTCCAGCCCCCGTGCCTCGACCATCGGCTCGATCCAGGTCGCGACCGCGTTGAAGAGTCCGAGGCCTAGGAAGAACAGCACCGAAAGGAGGAGGATGTTTCGATCCTTCAGCACCTCGAGGATCCGCGACGCCGTCACGCGCTCTTCCGCGGCCGCGGGCTTCGTCGATTCCCTCCCGAGGGCGTAGAAGAGGAGGAACGCCGCCACGGAGATGCCTCCGTAGAGGAGCAGGGTCCCGGAGAATCCGACGGCGTCAACGAGAGTCGGGGTGAGGCCGAGGCCGAAGGCGAGGCCGAGGAGGATGGAGAGCGTGCCCACTCCTGTCGCAAGAGCGGCCTCCTTCTCGGGGAACCAGCCCCGGACGAGCTTCGAGATGCTGTTGAGGATGAACGGCTGGCCGAACGCTCCGAGCGCTTGGAACGCAAGGACGAGGGCGAAGCCTGTGGCCAGCGCCCGGGCGACGCCGGAGAGGGCGAGGAGGGCCGATCCGATGAGGATCGCCCGGCGGAAGCCGGACGCGTCGATCACGTAGCCGACTGGGATGGACACGAGCACGTAGACGAGGAGGTAGACCAGGGAGAGCAAGCCGATCGTGTCGCGCGACACGCCGTAGACGCCCGCGGCGACGGAGTCGACAGGGGCGAAGCTGATCCAGAGGAGCTGGGAGACGATGCCCGTGAGCATGTAGGCGGCCAAGACGACCCAGCGGTAGGCGGGCGGCCGCTCGTCCGCGGTCATGTCCAGCTCCGCACGACGTCCAGGATGCGTTCCACGTTGGGCAGGATCGCCTGCTCGAGGGGCTCCGAGAACGGGATGGGGATGTCTGGGGTCGCGACCCGCGCGTACGCCTTGAGGGAGGCCCGCGTGGCGTCGTCCTCCGCGAGTCGGGCCGCGATCTCCCCAGAGAGGCCGTAGCTCGCGTAGTCCTCGTCCACGACGAGGACCTTCCCGGTCTTCCCGGCGGATCGGAGGATCATCTCCGTGTCCAGGGGCTTCAGGCTGCGCAGGTCGATGACCTCCAGGCTCACGCCTTCCTCGCGCACCGCCTCCGCGGCTTCGAGTGCGAGGTGGACGCTGTAGCCCGCCGCGAACACGGTCCCGTCCTTCCCCTCCCGGACGACCTTGGCCTTCCCGAGCGGGACCGTGTACCGCTCCTCCGGCACGGATCCCTGGGTCCCGAAGGCCATGAACGGCACGCCGTAGAGCATCTTGTGCTCGAGGAAGAGGACAGGCGAGTCCCCTTGCGCGGCCTCGAGGAGGAGCCCCTTCGCGTCGTAGGGGTCGCTGGGCACGACGACCCGGAGGCCTGGGAAGTGCGCGAACGTGGAGAAGAGGACCTGGCTGTGCTGGGCCGCGTCCCCGTAGTAGCCGCCGATCGCGGCGCGAATGACGATCGGGAGGCGGATCTGCCCGCCGCTCATGTACCCTAGCTTCGCGATGTGATTGACGATCGGATCCATCGCGACGAGGCCGAAGTCCACGAGCTGCAGTTCCACGATTGGCCGCAGGCCGCCGATCGCCATGCCCACGCTCATTCCGAGGAACCCCGCCTCGCTGATCGGCGTGTCGATCACGCGGTCCGCCCCGAAGCGCTCTTGCAGGCCGCGCGTAACCCAGAACGCGCCGCCCATCCGGCCGATGTCCTCGCCCAGGAGCACGACGCGGTCGTCCGATTCCAGGAGCTGCCGCAAACCCTCGTTGATCGCCTCGTACATGGAGAGCTTGCGGTCCATTGGCTCACCCCACGTCCGCGTAAGCGGCGTCCGGCTCGGGGAAGGGCGATGCCCGCGCGTAGGCAATCGCCGCGTCCACGTCCCGTTCTGCTGCCTCGCGGATCTCTCGCTCCCGTCTGTCGTCCAGGAGCCGGTGGCGCACGAGGACGTCCCGGGTGACAGTGAGAGGATCGTGCCGCTTCCGGGCCTCCTTCTCCTTCGCGCTGAGGTAGTCCTCGAAGTCGATGATCTCCATGTGGCCCGCGAGGCGAGGCACGTCGAACTCGACGAGGATGGGCCGCGACTCCGACCGGACCTTCTTCGCCAGATCGAGGGCGAGCGTGTACACCGCGGTCGCGTCCGTCCCATCCATGACGTAGGCTTCGATGCCGAAGCCTCGCGCGCGAAGGGCCACGGGCTGCACGGCGGAGTACGTCTCCGGCGGCGTGCTGAAGGCGATCGCGTTGTTCTCGACGACGATGAGGAGCGGCAAATGCCAGAGGGCCGCCAGGTTCAGCGTCTCCAGGGCGGCGCCCTGATGTAACGCCCCGTCACCCGTGAAGGCCACGCTCAGGAGTGCATTCTTGCGCCGTTTCGCAGCGAAGGCGTAGCCGGCCCCCAGGGGCACGGAGGCCCCGACGATGCTTGAGATCGCGAACCCTTTGGACAGGTCCGTGAGGTGCATGTGGCCTCCCTTGCCTCTGCACACGCCCGTGCTCTTCCCGTAGATCTCCGCGACGAGGGCCTTGAGGTCGAGCCCCTTCGCGACGGCGAGGGCGTGGCTGCGGTGGTGGGAGAACGCGAAGGTCGGGCCCGCGGCCGCGACAACGCCCGCGGCGACGGCTTCCTGCCCCTCGGAGAGGTGGAGCTCCCCGCGGAACTCCAGCTCCGCGTACACGGCCCGCAGGCGTTCCTCCAGAGTCCTCGACAGGACCATCGTGCGGTACAGGGAGAGCGCGAGGTCGTCGGGGATGTCCGTCGTGCCTGAGACCGGTTCGTCGTTGGGGGAGACTTTCCGAGCGGCGTACGAGGCCCGCATCTCATCCACCGGATGGCGGCTTCCGCAGGAGCATGAGGCCGTAGGCGAGGCCCACGAGGCTGATGACCACAACGGCGACGTTGATGGCGAGCTCCGTCTGCATGTTCCCGTTCGTCGCGACGAGCGCGTAGAGGTTGTTCTCGAGGTTGAAGGTGATGTCCATGAAGGCCAGGTACACGCCGGACGCACCTGCGGCGGCGAGGAAGAAGGGTGCCATGCGGTCGTTGCGGCGCAGGAGGAAGTACGCCGCGACGAGGCCGAGGACAGCCGTCCAGGCGTCCGCTACGGGGAAGGCGTTTTCGAACCTCGTGTACCAAACCTCGTTCACGACCTGCGTGCCGCCGACGAAGAAGTACAGGACCCAGTAGAGCGCGATGGCCACGGCGCCGGCGACGAGGAGCCCGCTCACGAGGTACCGAAGCGCGGTATCCCGGTCCATCTATCCCACGCCCTGGATGCTGTCCTTCTCGTACATCCCGAGGAACTGGGTCGGGATCGTGTGCAGGATTTCGAGCCACCGGTCCGTGGACTTCGACATCTTGAGGATCGTCGCGAGGTTGCCCTTGAGCCGCAGCTTCCGCGTGAGGAAGGCGCGCGTCACGCTGACCTTGCCGAGGAGGATGC comes from the Thermoplasmata archaeon genome and includes:
- a CDS encoding MFS transporter, with the translated sequence MTADERPPAYRWVVLAAYMLTGIVSQLLWISFAPVDSVAAGVYGVSRDTIGLLSLVYLLVYVLVSIPVGYVIDASGFRRAILIGSALLALSGVARALATGFALVLAFQALGAFGQPFILNSISKLVRGWFPEKEAALATGVGTLSILLGLAFGLGLTPTLVDAVGFSGTLLLYGGISVAAFLLFYALGRESTKPAAAEERVTASRILEVLKDRNILLLSVLFFLGLGLFNAVATWIEPMVEARGLDLSLAGPMAGLMILGGIVGAVVIPGLADRYHTLRRPLLASLAVSAVLWSLLGILSGLVPIAATFLVLGFFFVAALPLGLELSARSLGGKAVGTANAVVWEFSQAGGIVFIVGFQALASLFGWGSLFFLSSGLVVVGLAVSALLRAR
- a CDS encoding thiamine pyrophosphate-dependent dehydrogenase E1 component subunit alpha produces the protein MRASYAARKVSPNDEPVSGTTDIPDDLALSLYRTMVLSRTLEERLRAVYAELEFRGELHLSEGQEAVAAGVVAAAGPTFAFSHHRSHALAVAKGLDLKALVAEIYGKSTGVCRGKGGHMHLTDLSKGFAISSIVGASVPLGAGYAFAAKRRKNALLSVAFTGDGALHQGAALETLNLAALWHLPLLIVVENNAIAFSTPPETYSAVQPVALRARGFGIEAYVMDGTDATAVYTLALDLAKKVRSESRPILVEFDVPRLAGHMEIIDFEDYLSAKEKEARKRHDPLTVTRDVLVRHRLLDDRREREIREAAERDVDAAIAYARASPFPEPDAAYADVG
- a CDS encoding nuclear transport factor 2 family protein, giving the protein MATPSADLQREVPSHSGTHPDLELGRTFVRSLASKDFATIEGLLHPNLTFRGLTPGKARYFWESHEPHSFVTDILQRWYEETDRIDSVLKLEVDRVADRNRVSYRFSMSNPDGKFVVEQHAYYSVVDGKIAWMSLVCSGMRPV
- a CDS encoding alpha-ketoacid dehydrogenase subunit beta is translated as MDRKLSMYEAINEGLRQLLESDDRVVLLGEDIGRMGGAFWVTRGLQERFGADRVIDTPISEAGFLGMSVGMAIGGLRPIVELQLVDFGLVAMDPIVNHIAKLGYMSGGQIRLPIVIRAAIGGYYGDAAQHSQVLFSTFAHFPGLRVVVPSDPYDAKGLLLEAAQGDSPVLFLEHKMLYGVPFMAFGTQGSVPEERYTVPLGKAKVVREGKDGTVFAAGYSVHLALEAAEAVREEGVSLEVIDLRSLKPLDTEMILRSAGKTGKVLVVDEDYASYGLSGEIAARLAEDDATRASLKAYARVATPDIPIPFSEPLEQAILPNVERILDVVRSWT